In Choloepus didactylus isolate mChoDid1 chromosome 18, mChoDid1.pri, whole genome shotgun sequence, the genomic stretch TTCTTGTTATAGCCATATCCTGGAACTTCTTTTGTGAgctaaagaaaaggaagaacaatttttttttttttaaacaaagcagTGGAAAGGACAGAAGCTAAGTATTCAGCTTCAAAACCCCATTCTTCCAGGTGAGTCTAATCTACAGTTTTTAAAGTGCATACCAAATTGAATGTGTTAAGTAATATTATtaagcacacttttataatttgTTTGTGTGTTGGGTTCTCTTCTCATCCACCCTAGGAATAGTGGTGCCATTCTCGAAATGAGCAAAGTGGGAGGATCACGGTCTTGGTCAAAGTTACATAGCCGAGACAAGGCATGGACCAGGAGCCCCTGGGCTTCCTGCTTGGGTGCTCTAATGGCATGTCCTAAACTCTGATGGTAAAGTCCAGGTCCCATGTTTCTGCACTTATCCTCACCTCCCTGGACCCTTGCTCTTTTTGTTCACTCCGGACTTCTGTGCTCTCATTGATGTAGTTCTCAGTTTTCCACTGGTCTGTATCCCACTCTGCCTTGGACACCTTTACTTCCTGTTGCTCACTGAGAAGCTTCATCAGGAGGCCTGTTCTGGAGATGAGCTTTGCACAGGCCAGTTGAACACGGGGCTCAGAGCAGTCCATTTTCAAAGTCCGGATAACATGAGAAATGAGCCTTCTCACATCGTTGTTGGGGATGAGAGACCGTAGCTGCTGGTTTAGCTGAGTTTCAAATTTATCACCTGGGGATGGGAAGAAAGGGAGAGTGGAGCCTTTGGGCTTGGAGGATAAGTCCGTGCCCAGGTTATGGTATTCCCACTGTGTTTCATTGGTTCGGTTAACTGTTAACATTAAGTTGCCTCCAGTCATAGCAGAATTTGCAGTGGAAGAATTCCTAAAGGCAGGACTTTTAGGTGTAGACTCTTCTATCATGGTAGTGTTTTCTGCATAAGCATGGTCTACAAAAGTGCTTTCTACACTAGCATTTTCTGGAGCAGCATTTTCTGTGGGAGATTCTGAAAAACCAAATGCTTCTGGAAAAGGAGTCTCCTGAGAACTTAGTTCTCCTGAAGATGAAAAAGCCTCTTGTGCAGGGGAATTTATGAGGCTCCTCACCGCAGAGAAAGGAGGTCTCTTTCCAATCATAAGTCTATTGAGTGAACCTTTGTTTCTGAACTTTTGACTTTGTCTGGCCTTGAGTGTCCTGTGAACTGCATGAGAGCGAGCTTTAGGAAAGAGGTAATTTTTCCTGGAACGTGAGATTGATTTAGGAGCCTTCATGTTTTTAACTCTagcatttgcattttctaaaacaaaaagggtatagggagggcggggcaagatggcagactggtgagctgtatgttttagttactcctccaggaaagtaggtaaaaagccaggaactgcgtagactggacaccacagagcaatctgtctttgggcatacttcatacaacactcatgaaaacgtggaactgctgagatcagcgaaatctgtaagtttttgcggccaggggacccgcgcccctccctgccaggctcagtcccgggggaggaggggctgtcagctccgggaaggagaagggagaattgcagtggctgctcttatcggaaactcattctactgattcaaactccaaccatagatagactgagaccagacaccagagactctgagagcagccagcccagcagagaggagacagacatagaaaaaaaacaacacgaaaaactccaaaataaaagcagaggattttttgagttctggtgaacacagaaaggggaagggcggagatcaggccttgaggcgcatatgcaaatcccgaagcaaagctgatctctctgccctgtgcacctttccttaatggccctggttgctttgtctattagcatttcaataacccattagatctctgaggagggccttttttttttttttattttttttaaatcctttttgctttttctaaaacaattactctaagaagctcaatacagaaagcttcaaagaattgaaatttgggcacgtcaagtcaagagcagaactaagagagctctgagacaaaaggcaatattccagtggctgagaaaattcactaaacaacacaacttcccaagaaaaggggggtgtccgctcacagccaccatcctggtggacaggaacactcctgcccatcgccagccccatagcccagagctgcccccagacaacccagtgtgacggaagtgcttcaaataacaggcacacaccacaaaactgggcgtggacattagccttccctgcaacctcagctgaaggtcccagagctgggaaggtggagcagtgtgaattaacaaagccccattcagccatcatttgagcagactgggagcctccctacacagcccagcagcccagaactgccctggggggacggcactcacctgtgacatagcacagtcatccctcaacagaggacccagggtgcacagcctggaagaggggcccacttgcaagtctcaggagccatacgccaataccaaagacttgtgggtcagtggcagagacaaactgtggcaggactgaactgaaggattagactattgcagcagctttaaaactctaggatcatcagggagatttgattgttagggccaccccccctccccgactgcccagaaacacgccccacatacagggcaggcaacaccaactacacacgcaagcttggtacaccaattgggccccacaagactcactcccccactcaccaaaaaggctaagcaggggagatctggcttgtggagaacaggtggctcgtggacgccacctgctggttagttagagaaagtgtattccacgaagctatagatctgataaattagagataaggacttcaactggtctacaaaccctaaaagaaccctatcaagttcagcaaatgccacgaggccaaaaacaacagaaaattataaagcatatgaaaaaaccagacgatatggataacccaagcccaagcacccaaatcaaaagaccagaagagacacaccacctagagcagctactcaaagaactaaagatgaacaatgagaccctagtacgggatatgaaggaaatcaagaagaccctagaagagcataaagaagacattgcaagactaaataaaaaaatggatgatcttatggaaattaaagaaactgttgaccaaattaaaaagattctggacactcatagtacaagactagaggaagttgaacaacgaatcagtgacctggaagatgacagaatggaaaatgaaagcataaaagaaagaatggggaaaaaaattgaaaaactcgaaatggacctcagggatatgatagataatatgaaacgtccgaatataagactcattggtttcccagaaggggaagaaaagggtaaaggtctaggaagagtattcaaagaaattgttggggaaaacttcccaaatcttctaaacaacataaatacacaaatcataaatgctcagcgaactccaaatagaataaatccaaaaaaacccactccgagacatatactgatcacactgtcaaacatagaagagaaggagcaagttctgaaagcagcaagagaaaagcaattcaccacatacaaaggaaacagcataagactaagtagtgactactcagcagccaccatggaggcgagaaggcagtggcacgatatatttaaaattctgagtgagaggaatttccagccaagaatactttatccagcaaagctctccttcaaatttgagggagagcttaaatttttcacagacaaagaaatgctgacagaatttgctaacaagagacctgccctactggagatactaaagggagccctacagacagagaaacaaagacaggacagagagacctggagaaaggttcagtactaaagagatttggtatgggtacaataaaggatattaatagagagagggaaaaatatggcaaacataatccaaaggataagatggccgattcaagaaatgccttcacggttttaacgttgaatgtaaatggattaaactccccaattaaaagatatagattcgcagaatggatcaaaaaaaatgaaccatcaatatgttgcatacaagagactcatcttagacacagggacacaaagaaactgaaagtgaaaggatggaaaaaaatatttcatgcaagctacagccaaaagaaagcaggtgtagcaatattaatctcagataaaatagacttcaaatgcagggatgttttgagagacaaagaaggccactacatactaataaaaggggcaattcagcaagaagaaataacaatcgtaaatgtctatgcacccaatcaaggtgccacaaaatacatgagagaaacattggcaaaactaaaggaagcaattgatgtttccacaataattgtgggagacttcaacacatcactctctcctatagatagatcaaccagacagaagaccaataaggaaattgaaaacctaaacaatctgataaatgaattagatttaacagacatctacaggacattacatcccaaatcaccaggatacacatacttttctagtgctcacggaactttctccagaatagatcatatgctgggacataaaacaagcctcaataaatttaaaaagattgaaattattcaaaggacattctctgaccacaatggaatacaattagaagtcaataaccatcagagacttagaaaattcacaaatacctggaggttaaacaacacactcctaaacaatcagtgggttaaagaagaaatagcaagagaaattgctaaatatatagagacgaatgaaaatgagaacacaacataccaaaacctatgggatgcagcaaaagcagtgctaagggggaaatttatagcactaaacgcatatagtaaaaaggaagaaagagccaaaatcaaagaactaatggatcaactgaagaagctagaaaatgaacagcaaaccaatcctaaaccaagtacaagaaaagaaataacaaggattaaagcagaaataaatgacatagagaacaaaaaaacaatagaaaggataaatatcaccaaaagttggttctttgagaagatcaacaagattgacaagcccctagctagactgacaaaatcaaaaagagagaagacccatataaacaaaataatgaatgaaaaaggtaacataactgcagatcctgaagaaattaaaaaaattataagaggatattatgaacaactgtatggcaacaaactggataatgtagaagaaatggacaatttcctggaaacatatgaacaacctagactgaccagagaagaaatagaagacctcaaccaacccatcacaagcaaagagatccaatcagtcatcaaaaatcttcccacaaataaatgcccagggccagatggcttcacaggggaattctaccaaactttccagaaagaactgacaccaatcttactcaaactctttcaaaacattgaaaaaaatggaacactacctaactcattttatgaagctaacatcaatctaataccaaaaccaggcaaagatgctacaaaaaaggaaaactaccggccaatctccctaatgaatatagatgcaaaaatcctcaacaaaatacttgcaaatcgaatccaaagacacattaaaaaatcatacaccatgaccaagtggggttcattccaggcatgcaaggatggttcaacataagaaaaacaatcaatgtattacaacacattaaaaactcgaaagggaaaaatcaattgatcatctcaatagatgctgaaaaagcatttgacaaaatccaacatccctttttgataaaaacacttcaaaaggtaggaattgaaggaaacttcctcaacatgataaagagcatatatgaaaaacccacagccagcatagtactcaatggtgagagactgaaagccttccctctaagatcaggaacaagacaaggatgcccgctgtcaccactgttattcaacattgtgctggaagtgctagccagggcaatccggcaagacaaagaaataaaaggcatccaaattggaaaagaagaagtaaaactgtcattgtttgcagatgatatgatcttatatctagaaaaccctgagaaatcgacgatacacctactagagctaataaacaaatttagcaaagtagcaggatacaagattaatgcacataagtcagtaatgtttctatatgctagaaatgaacaaactgaagagacactcaagaaaaagataccattttcaatagcaactaaaaaaatcaagtacctaggaataaacttaaccaaagatgtaaaagacctatacaaagaaaactacataactctactaaaagaaatagaaggggaccttaaaagatggaaaaatattccatgttcatggataggaaggctaaatgtcattaagatgtcaattctacccaaactcatctacagattcaatgcaatcccaatcaaaattccaacaacctactttgcagacttggaaaagctagttatcaaatttatttggaaagggaagatgcctcgaattgctaaagacactctaaaaaagaaaaacgaagtgggaggacttacactccctgactttgaagcttattataaagccacagttgccaaaacagcatggtactggcacaaagatagacatatagatcaatggaatcgaattgagaattcagagatagaccctcagatctatggccgactgatctttgataaggcccccaaagtcaccgaactgagccataatggtcttttcaacaaatggggctgggagagttggatatccatatccaaaagaatgaaagaggacccctacctcaccccctacacaaaaattaactcaaaatggaccaaagatctcaatataaaagaaagtaccataaaactcctagaagataatgtaggaaaacatcttcaagaccttgtattaggaggccacttcctagactttacacccaaagcacaagcaacaaaagagaaaatagataaatgggaactcctcaagcttagaagtttctgcacctcaaaggaatttctcaaaaaggtaaagaggcagccaactcaatgggaaaaaatttttggaaaccatgtatctgacaaaagactgatatcttgcatatacaaagaaatcctacaactcaatgacaatagtacagacagcccaattataaaatgggcaaaagatatgaaaagacagttctctgaagaggaaatacaaatggccaagaaacacatgaaaaaatgttcagcttcactagctattagagagatgcaaattaagaccacaatgagataccatctaacaccggttagaatggctgccattaaacaaacaggaaactacaaatgctggaggggatgtggagaaattggaactcttattcattgttggtgggactgtataatggttcagccactctggaagtcagtctggcagttccttagaaaactagatatagagctaccattcgatccagcgattgcacttctcagtatatacccggaagatcggaaagcagtgacacgaacagatatctgcacgccaatgttcatagcagcattattcacaattgccaagagatggaaacaacccaaatgtccttcaacagatgagtggataaataaaatgtggtatatacacacgatggaatactacgcggcagtaagaaggaacgatctggtgaaacatatgacaacatggatgaaccttgaagacataatgctgagcgaaataagccaggcacaaaaagagaaatattatatgctaccactaatgtgaactttgaaaaatgtaaaaacaaatggtttataatgtagaatgtaggggaactagcagtagagagcaattaaggaagggggaacaataatccaagaagaacagataagctatttaacgttctggggatgcccagaaatgactatggtctgttaatttctgatggatgtagtaggaacaagttcacagaaatgttgctatattatgtaactttcttggggtaaagtaggaacatgttggaagttaagcagttatcttaggttagttgtctttttcttactcccttgttatggtctctttgaaatgttcttttattgtatgtttgttttcttttaactttttttttcatacagttgatttaaaaaagaagggaaagttaaaaaaaaaaaaaaaagaaaaaagacaacaaggaaaaaaaaaaaaaaagatgtagtgcccccttgaggagcctgtggagaatgcaggggtatttgcctaccccaccttcatggttgctaacatgaccacagacataggggactggtggtttgatgggttgagccctctaccataagttttacccttgggaagacggttgctgcaaaggagaggctaggcctccctgtatttgtgcctaagagtctcctcctgaatgcctctttgttgctcagatgtggccctctctctctggctaagccaacttgaaaggtgaaatcactgccctcccccctacgtgggatcagacacccagggaagtgaatctccctggcaacgtggaatatgactcccggggaggaatgtagacccggcatcgtgggatggagaacatcttcttgaccaaaagggggatgtgaaaggaaatgaaataagcttcagtggcagagagattccaaaacgagccgagagatcactctggtgggcactcttacgcacactttagacaaccttttttaagttctaaagaattggggtagctggtggtggatacctgaaactattaaactacaacccagaacccatgaatctcgaagacagttgtataaaaatgtagcttatgaggggtgacagtgggattgggaatgccataaggaccaaactccactttgtctagtttatggatggatgtgtagaaaagtaggggaagcaaacaaacagacaaaggtacccagtgttcttttttacttcaattgctgtttttcactctaattattattcttgttatttttgtgtgtgtgctaatgaaggtgtcagggattgatttaggtgatgaatgtacaactatgtaatggtactgtaaacaatcgaaagtacaatttgttttgtatgactgcgtggtatgtgaatatatctcaataaaatgatgattaaaaaaaaaaaaaaaaaaaaaaaaaaggaaaaggcccTTGTATAGTACACAGCTAAAAATAATACAGTTGCttaatatttaaatgtatattattaCTCCAAATCTAATATAACCTAGATTTCAAAAGTTAATGATTCTGTTCACTCTACTATTTTCTACCCCATGCAAGCAAAGGCAGTAATGTTATCAAGGATATTCTTAGGATATATGAAAACTACcaataaatagcattttttttttcttaaaaaaaaaaaaaaatgtaatggtgGATGAACTGATAAGCAAATAGGGAAAAAAGAGtctgcttaaaagaaaaaaaaagcatggtttTAATATGCTTCAGATGGGGGGGAAATGATTTACATGAGAGTTTATTTCCTCTTTGCTGATATGAAAGAATTACAGATACAAAACCCACTGATctttagaataaaaaaagaaaagaaatgttaaaaaaaaaaaaaaaaaaagggtatagGATAAGTCTTTCGACTTATTTCTAACCTCAGGTAGGGTTCTTGGAGGGATGGAGGTAGAAGGCCTGCCCATCAAGTATTGTTTCAGGGGAGAAGAGATTGCTGCCTTATGTTCCTGTATGAATGAAGGCTCAGCATCGAAGGAGTTTCCCTCTAACTTCCTTGGCTTCCGCATCAAGCGAAGCTGTCCCAGCTCCCTAGGGGTTGGCCTCCTGGGCCTTCTTTCTTTGTCAATATTCTCCACAAATGGCTGGGCACCCCATTTCCTCTTGATGCtcctttttcccatttgtttcaACTGCCTTTTCCGGATGCCCTTTGGCCCCTTGATGACTATCTTCACTCTTCGCAGCTTTTTTCCTACACTTGCGTTCTGAATCTTTGCCAGGCTGTTTTCCCATGGCTGGGCAGTTTCGAATCTCTTTTGAAAGATTTGGGGTTTAAATTTGGTACCTAGTAAGTTGGAATGCATGAGCatggcagttttttctctttttttaacctcATCATTTTTTCCCTGAATTTCTGCATCCGACAAATTTCCCAGAAAATAGAGTTTCCTCAATTTATTTTGGTAAGTTGCATTGTTGGATGCATCCTTAAGAGACAGGCTCCCTGTATTGTTTTTCAAAGTCAGGGGATTATTTCCATCTTGCACATTTGACAAAAGCACTTTAATGAATGGTAATAATATTGATTCTACATCTTCTAGCTTTCCCACTGAGAAATAAGgcaatatataattcagtgcagcAATAACATCAGTTTCATCGTTAAAGTCGAGCTGTTCATTCATAAAAGCT encodes the following:
- the LOC119513898 gene encoding leucine-rich repeat-containing protein 37A3-like gives rise to the protein MQFLHKLILNHNPLTAVEDPYLFKLPALKYLDMGTTQVSLTAIENILMMTLELEKLILPSRMACCLCQFKNNIEVICKTVKLHCDSECMTNTTRCDEEASLADAEGAFMQALQARKKNSSTELTIEPEKPYSDQNGVSLSAFMNEQLDFNDETDVIAALNYILPYFSVGKLEDVESILLPFIKVLLSNPWENSLAKIQNASVGKKLRRVKIVIKGPKGIRKRQLKQMGKRSIKRKWGAQPFVENIDKERRPRRPTPRELGQLRLMRKPRKLEGNSFDAEPSFIQEHKAAISSPLKQYLMGRPSTSIPPRTLPEVRNKSKDLSYTLFVLENANARVKNMKAPKSISRSRKNYLFPKARSHAVHRTLKARQSQKFRNKGSLNRLMIGKRPPFSAVRSLINSPAQEAFSSSGELSSQETPFPEAFGFSESPTENAAPENASVESTFVDHAYAENTTMIEESTPKSPAFRNSSTANSAMTGGNLMLTVNRTNETQWEYHNLGTDLSSKPKGSTLPFFPSPGDKFETQLNQQLRSLIPNNDVRRLISHVIRTLKMDCSEPRVQLACAKLISRTGLLMKLLSEQQEVKVSKAEWDTDQWKTENYINESTEVRSEQKEQGSRELTKEVPGYGYNKKLILAMSVTVVLMILIIIFCLIEIYSHKLASEKDKEEAPRVSSTSAEKTTKTREMTEESGEESETAEETTTE